In the genome of Parcubacteria group bacterium, the window GGTTGCAAGCAACCGCTCCAACTCTTCGTTAGCGCATGGTTTCAGATACTATTTCATCTCCCTTACCGGGATGCTTTTCACCTTTCCCTCACGGTACTAGTTCACTATCGATCTCATACAATATTTAGCCTTGGAAGTGTAGTGCTCCCATCTTCAAACGGGATTTCTCCGGTCCCGCCCTACTTTTCTCAGACCTAGTTCCACAAAAATGTTTTCACCTACGGGGCTATCACCCTCTATGGCCGCTCTTTCCAGAGGCGTTTGATTAACATTAATGCTAAAGACTGACGGCTGTTCCGCTTTCGCTCGCCACTACTGACGGAATCTCTTCGATTTCTTTTCCTCCAGGTACTAAGATGTTTCAATTCCCTGGGTTTGCTTCATTAACCTATTAATTCAGTTAATGATTCTCAGTTAAACTGAGTGTGTTGCCACATTCGGATACCCCCGGATCAAAGCTTGCTTGGCAGCTCCCCGAGGCTTTTCGCAACCTGCTACGTCCTTCTTCGCTTGCATGAGTCAAGGCATCCACCATACGCGTTAAAGTAACCTTTCTAATTTTTTGAGAATTAGCAGTTAAGAATCACTTAATTCAAAACTACTTAACTTATTTAAGATTGTTTTAACCTATTTTTTTCTATCAATTATTTTTGCAAATAATCAATAGACTATGCTTGACTATCACTATCATCCCCCTGTCCGCCTTTCCGCTAACCAGAGCTAAGACAAAGAAAGTAGTGAGACCTTGTTCAATTGTAAAGATGCAATTGATGCGGAAACCTTTGTCTGAATCATGAATTATGAATCATGAATTATGCAATAGTTTCAGCACTAAAATATAACTTTTGTATTTTTGTACTTTTGTAATTATTTTGTAATTTTGTAGGGAATAAAAAAACCGCCCTCGCAGCGGATCACATTTAGGCAATATCAAACCCAACGTTTCACCCGCTTTTGCATCTCGATTTTTTAATCTGATTTCTCAAATTGTTTTTGTTATTTTTAAACACTAAAATTAACACGTGAATCTATTCTAGCAGTTATAAAAAACCTGTCAAGGGCAAAAAAACCGCCTAAAATTTCTTTCAAACGGCTTCATTTATCTTTTATTTTAACTTCCGCAGGAAGCATTTCCGGAACCGGCTGCAGCTGTTCCTTCTCCAAATCCGGCAGACGGATTAGTCGATGATAAAGCCACGCTGCATTCAGCCGGCTGCTTGTCGAAACCGGAGCAAACTGCTTTCAAAATACTGGCTGAATCTCTGCCTGAACCAATGGTTGTTCCGTTTATGACCAATGTCGGAGATCCTTGCACTCCATATTTTTTATTATCAGCAGAAGCTAAGCCGAAAGGAGAGGATCCGGGATCGCTTTTGAAGTTTTCTGTAAGTTTGTTATCACTATCAGTTTTTTTCACGCAAGCATCAATCTGCGATTTGATTATTCCGGTGCTGGTTATGCATTTGGCGCTATCGCCTGAAGCTGATTTTGTAAAACAATCCAGATATGAAATCAGTTTCGCCGGCTGCCCTTTTTCAATGCAATACTGAGTCAGATTTTCATCAAATTCCTTCTTGCCATGAAGGGTATAATCGACAAATTTAAGTTTGAAATTTATTTTTGCTCCCAATTTCTGAACCACTGGAATAATTCCTTTTTCGATCTGAACTCCGTATGGGCAATAACTCATCACAAAGAGCTCCACTTCCGGGATAGCTTTTTTCACTGAAGCTTCAGCTGCCTCTTTTGGCTTTGGCGCTGAAGAATCTGCCGGATTATCGGTTTTTTTGTCTAATTCAATAGCCTGCGGAAAGAAAATCTTTCCATCATTCGTTGCGTAAGCAATTATTTCCTGTTTGCCGACCATCAAGGTCATTTTATACAAAGATCCTTGTTTTTCGACTTTAGTAATATTGAAATCTGTTCCCGGCTGGATCAGATTAGCTTTTACATAATCTTCCACTTTGGTTTTAACTGCCTCTTGGCTCAAAACATTTTTGGTGCTGTTTTTGTACACGATTCCCACTGCAATCAGCAAAATCAGAGCCACCGCAAAAATAACATTATTTTTGTTTACCAATGATTTCTTTTTTAACTCTCCTTTGTCCGCATCGACGGATTTTATTTCTTCTTCCATCTTGGTTTATTTTTTAGTTTATTAATCAACCCAACCATTTTACTACCTTTATCCAAAAATAGCCAACTATTTAATGATCTTCTTAATCTCCTTCAAGAGTTCCGGCAATATCTTATCTTCCGCAACTGATTTGATAACTTTTCCTTTCACAAAAATTGCGCCCATCTTTTTTCCTCCCGCCACTCCGATATCAGCTTCGCGCGCTTCTCCGGGACCGTTCACCACGCATCCCATCACTGCCACTTTAATTGGTTTATCAATTCCTTCCAAAGCCTTTTCCACTTTTCCCGCCAGACCGATGAGATTAATCTCGGTTCTCCCGCAAGTCGGACAGGAAATCATTTCTGGACCATATTTTCGAAGTTTCAAAGCTTTCAGTATTTCAAATCCTGGGCGAATTTCCTCCACTGGATCAGCTGTGAGCGAAACCCGAATAGTTGCTCCAATTCCTTCGTTCAAAAGAATTCCGATTCCCAAGGTGCTTTTTATTATTCCCACATACGACGTCCCCGCTTCCGTCACTCCCAAATGCAAAGGATAATTTACTTTTTTCGCCAAAAGCCGATAACCTTCCACCATCTGTGGCACATCGCTAAATTTGATGGAAATCAGGATGTCATGAAAATTTAATTTTTCCAGAATCCGAACATGACGGAGTGCTGACTCTACGGCTGCTTTCGGAGTTGGACCATATTTTTCCTGCAAATCTTTTTCGAGCGAACCCACATTGATTCCAATTCGAATTGGAATTTTTTTCGCCTTGCAAGCTTTCACTACCGCTTCCACTTTTTCTCTGGAACCGATATTACCGGGATTAATTCTGATTTTATCCGCGCCTTGCGCCACGCATTCCAAAGCTAATTTGTAATCAAAATGAATGTCGACAACCAGCGGGATATGGATTTTTTTCTTTATTTTCCCCACCGCTTTGGCTGCAATCATATCCGGAACCGCTACGCGCGCGATTTCGCATCCCGCTTTTTCCAAGGCCAAAATCTGTTTTACTGTCGCTGTAACGTCTCTTGTGTCCGTATTGCACATTGATTGCACTCGCACCGGATTATCTCCACCCAAAAGATATGGACCAACTTTCACCACCCTTGATTTGTATTTTTTCATTTGACTACAGGCTATGTCATTCCGCACTTGATGCGGAATCTACGCTTTCAAATTTCACTAGCCTAGTGTTTGCACATTAAACTTGTGATTATCGCTTATGTAGATTCCTGCTTTCGCAGGAATGACATGAAAAATTATTAATTTTTATTATCTACCCAACTTCCACAAAAAATTTCGGATAATGTTTTTTCATTATTACTTTCGCTTTCAAAGCGTCTTTTTTGCTTTTGAATATTCCAAAAACCGTCGAACCGGATCCGGTCATCAGAGCGCCCGATGCGCCAGCTTCCGTTAATTTGTTTTTGATTTCCTTAATGATTGGATATTTTTTTTCAATTACTGGTTCAAAATGATTATAAAGTCCATTGATTATCTTGTCAGTATTCTTTTCTTGCACATATCTAAACATTTTTACCGATATCCCTTTGTTCCCCAAATTATTATACTTGTGCATTTCTCCAAAAGCCCACGGAGTGGAAATGTGTATTTCAGGATTGACTATCACAAAATTGAGCCCTGAAAGATCTGCATTTTTCTTGATTCTGTCTCCCATTCTGTCCAAAAAGGCAGAATTCTTGGGAGAAAGAAAAATAGGCACATCCTTTCCGACTTCTGAAGCCATCGCTTCCAGCTCTTTGCCAGAAATTTTATTCTTGAAATATTTATTAAGTATTTTCAAAACTGCCGCACCATCCGAACTTCCTCCGCCCAAACCAGCGCCAATTGGAATATTTTTCTTAATTTCAATCACAATTCCAATTTCTTTTCCGATTTTTGAGAAATATTTTTCTGCTGCTTTGTGGCAAATATTACTTTCATCCAAAGGAATTTTTTTTGAATTACTCCTGATTTTTATTCCGCTTTTATCCGGATAAAATTTTATCGTCACTTCATCGAAGATACTTTCAAGTTTTGTCATCACGGTGCGAAGTTCGTGATAACCATTGGGAAGTTTTTTGACTATTTCCAATGTT includes:
- the ispG gene encoding flavodoxin-dependent (E)-4-hydroxy-3-methylbut-2-enyl-diphosphate synthase, with protein sequence MKKYKSRVVKVGPYLLGGDNPVRVQSMCNTDTRDVTATVKQILALEKAGCEIARVAVPDMIAAKAVGKIKKKIHIPLVVDIHFDYKLALECVAQGADKIRINPGNIGSREKVEAVVKACKAKKIPIRIGINVGSLEKDLQEKYGPTPKAAVESALRHVRILEKLNFHDILISIKFSDVPQMVEGYRLLAKKVNYPLHLGVTEAGTSYVGIIKSTLGIGILLNEGIGATIRVSLTADPVEEIRPGFEILKALKLRKYGPEMISCPTCGRTEINLIGLAGKVEKALEGIDKPIKVAVMGCVVNGPGEAREADIGVAGGKKMGAIFVKGKVIKSVAEDKILPELLKEIKKIIK
- the ispE gene encoding 4-(cytidine 5'-diphospho)-2-C-methyl-D-erythritol kinase; the encoded protein is MKTIKQKAPAKINLTLEIVKKLPNGYHELRTVMTKLESIFDEVTIKFYPDKSGIKIRSNSKKIPLDESNICHKAAEKYFSKIGKEIGIVIEIKKNIPIGAGLGGGSSDGAAVLKILNKYFKNKISGKELEAMASEVGKDVPIFLSPKNSAFLDRMGDRIKKNADLSGLNFVIVNPEIHISTPWAFGEMHKYNNLGNKGISVKMFRYVQEKNTDKIINGLYNHFEPVIEKKYPIIKEIKNKLTEAGASGALMTGSGSTVFGIFKSKKDALKAKVIMKKHYPKFFVEVG